One stretch of Streptomyces sp. NBC_00443 DNA includes these proteins:
- a CDS encoding purine-cytosine permease family protein, translating into MITSPDPLDGPPTSRRLQLETHGLDVIADAERKGTPRTLFWPWFGANVSILGLSYGAFALGFGISFWQALVAGVVGIVFSFLLCGFVAVAGKRGSAPTMVLGRAAYGVRGNRLPSVISWVLTVGWETVLCALATMATATVFGRLGWGGGTETKVVALILVAALTVVVGVMGFDLIMRLQTVITAVTGVLTVVYVVLVADEIHWSVVSAVPTGSAQEFIGALVFMMTGFGLGWVNAAADYSRYLPRSASGRGVIGWTAFGGSLAPLLLLVFGLLLAGSSTKLGAAVAADPIGALTTILPTWFLVPFAVVAVLGLVGGAVLDIYSSGLALLSAGLRVPRYVAALVDGVLMIVGSVYIVFFADDFLGPFMGFLTTLGVPIAAWCGIMLADLTLRRRDYDEPDLYRPSGRYGDVPLTPLLLTLTATALGWGLVTNSTANWLDWQGYLLTPLGLGGRSGSWAYANLGVLVALALGFLGTLVLRRGRVRAQEAQAPSPTADKGATTA; encoded by the coding sequence ATGATCACATCCCCGGACCCGCTCGACGGGCCACCCACGAGCCGAAGGCTCCAACTGGAGACCCACGGCCTCGACGTGATCGCCGACGCCGAGCGCAAAGGCACGCCACGCACCCTGTTCTGGCCCTGGTTCGGGGCCAACGTGTCCATCCTGGGCCTGAGTTACGGCGCCTTCGCGCTCGGCTTCGGCATCTCCTTCTGGCAGGCCCTGGTCGCCGGGGTCGTCGGCATCGTCTTCTCGTTCCTGCTGTGCGGGTTCGTCGCGGTGGCCGGGAAACGCGGATCCGCGCCGACGATGGTCCTCGGTCGCGCCGCGTACGGGGTGCGCGGCAACCGCCTGCCGTCGGTGATCTCGTGGGTCCTCACCGTCGGCTGGGAGACCGTGCTCTGCGCCCTCGCCACCATGGCCACCGCCACCGTCTTCGGACGGCTCGGCTGGGGCGGCGGCACCGAGACCAAGGTGGTCGCACTCATCCTGGTCGCCGCGTTGACCGTGGTCGTGGGGGTCATGGGCTTCGACCTGATCATGCGGCTGCAGACCGTGATCACCGCGGTCACCGGCGTGCTCACCGTCGTGTACGTCGTCCTCGTCGCCGACGAGATCCACTGGTCCGTCGTCAGCGCCGTACCCACGGGCTCCGCTCAGGAGTTCATCGGCGCACTCGTCTTCATGATGACCGGCTTCGGCCTCGGCTGGGTCAACGCGGCCGCCGACTACTCCCGCTATCTGCCACGCAGCGCGTCGGGCAGGGGTGTGATCGGCTGGACCGCCTTCGGCGGCTCGCTGGCGCCGCTGCTCCTGCTGGTCTTCGGTCTCCTCCTGGCCGGCTCGTCCACCAAGCTCGGCGCTGCCGTCGCCGCGGACCCGATCGGCGCGCTGACGACGATCCTGCCGACCTGGTTCCTCGTCCCGTTCGCGGTCGTCGCGGTCCTCGGCCTGGTCGGCGGCGCGGTCCTCGACATCTACTCGTCCGGCCTGGCCCTGCTGTCGGCGGGCCTGCGCGTGCCGCGCTACGTGGCCGCGCTCGTCGACGGCGTCCTGATGATCGTGGGCTCGGTCTACATCGTGTTCTTCGCCGACGACTTCCTCGGCCCGTTCATGGGCTTCCTCACCACGCTCGGCGTCCCCATCGCCGCCTGGTGCGGCATCATGCTCGCCGACCTGACCCTGCGCCGCCGCGACTACGACGAACCCGACCTCTACCGCCCGAGCGGCCGCTACGGCGACGTACCGCTCACCCCGCTCCTCCTGACCCTCACCGCCACCGCCCTCGGATGGGGCCTGGTCACCAACTCGACGGCGAACTGGCTGGACTGGCAGGGCTACCTCCTGACCCCACTGGGCCTCGGCGGCCGATCCGGCTCCTGGGCCTACGCCAACCTCGGCGTCCTCGTGGCCCTCGCGCTCGGCTTCCTCGGCACCCTGGTGCTGCGTCGCGGACGCGTCCGTGCGCAGGAGGCGCAGGCACCGAGCCCCACGGCGGACAAGGGGGCGACGACCGCATGA
- a CDS encoding cysteine hydrolase family protein — translation MTTGLLTVIDMQRVFADPDSPWATPRFAEAAEGVRRLLPAFGDRVTFTRFVAPESPKGAWRAYYEQWPFALQPPDAQLWQLTDEFAPRARHVLDAATFGKWTPELARRATSAGRLVLAGVSTDCCVLSTALAAADAGVEVLVVADACAGVDDESHAKALHVLDLYRPLIRVTSVAELLRETT, via the coding sequence ATGACCACGGGGCTGCTCACCGTCATCGACATGCAGCGCGTCTTCGCCGATCCCGACAGCCCCTGGGCCACCCCGCGATTCGCCGAAGCGGCGGAGGGCGTACGGCGGCTTCTGCCGGCCTTCGGGGACCGGGTCACGTTCACCCGATTTGTGGCACCCGAGAGCCCGAAGGGCGCCTGGCGGGCGTACTACGAGCAGTGGCCCTTCGCCCTGCAACCGCCCGACGCTCAACTCTGGCAGCTCACGGACGAGTTCGCGCCCCGCGCACGGCACGTGCTCGACGCCGCCACCTTCGGAAAATGGACCCCTGAACTCGCCCGACGCGCCACCTCGGCGGGCCGCCTCGTCCTGGCCGGCGTGAGCACCGACTGCTGCGTCCTGTCGACCGCCCTGGCCGCCGCCGACGCGGGCGTCGAGGTGCTTGTCGTCGCCGACGCCTGCGCGGGCGTGGATGACGAGTCGCACGCCAAGGCATTGCACGTGCTGGACCTGTACCGGCCGTTGATCCGGGTGACGTCGGTCGCCGAACTGCTGCGGGAGACGACCTGA
- a CDS encoding peptidoglycan-binding domain-containing protein, with amino-acid sequence MSEPNSLLCPECDTPRASDGTPACSCARLASDARRDARTAEAAAAEDFAPLRIRRFVELGDDAGASRATEDEVPPDSGDDDEVPPGSGDLEISRDSASQGDTGNTLDAGDTDDSPTSPVPAPGVETLQGPSRNRRPLLIAVAGVALVVLLTGAALGGLRLYDSPSRARATSDDVRAPVPDSSTEDGTSPEGQSAATATASPAPSPTSSPSTPPTDSPATRANSAATSTAAPSSAGAGSAAPEPTAPEGQSPVLRLGDQGPEVTELQLRLRQMGLYAGDIDGDYDRGVEGSVRTYQLTRVILSDESGVYGKATRASLESETSEP; translated from the coding sequence ATGAGCGAACCGAACAGCCTCCTCTGCCCGGAGTGCGACACACCCCGGGCATCGGACGGAACTCCGGCCTGCTCCTGCGCCCGCCTCGCCTCCGACGCCCGCCGGGACGCGCGCACAGCGGAGGCGGCGGCAGCAGAGGACTTCGCTCCGCTGCGGATTCGACGGTTCGTGGAGCTCGGCGACGATGCCGGGGCGAGCCGGGCGACCGAGGACGAAGTACCTCCAGATTCAGGGGACGACGACGAAGTACCGCCAGGTTCAGGCGACTTGGAGATATCAAGGGACTCGGCATCACAAGGGGACACCGGGAACACCCTGGACGCCGGGGACACGGACGACAGCCCCACGTCCCCTGTCCCCGCCCCCGGCGTGGAAACCCTGCAAGGCCCCTCACGCAACCGCCGCCCCCTTCTGATCGCCGTAGCAGGCGTCGCCCTGGTCGTCCTGCTGACCGGTGCCGCCCTGGGCGGGCTCCGCCTCTACGACAGCCCCTCCCGGGCCCGGGCCACGTCCGACGACGTTCGGGCGCCCGTTCCGGACAGCTCCACCGAGGACGGCACATCCCCCGAGGGCCAGTCCGCCGCCACGGCCACCGCATCGCCGGCTCCGAGCCCGACGTCCTCGCCCAGTACGCCCCCGACCGACAGCCCGGCAACCAGGGCCAACTCCGCCGCCACCTCCACCGCGGCCCCCTCCAGCGCCGGCGCCGGCTCAGCCGCCCCCGAACCCACCGCCCCGGAAGGTCAGTCCCCGGTCCTCCGCCTCGGGGATCAAGGGCCCGAGGTCACCGAACTCCAGCTGCGCCTGCGCCAGATGGGCCTCTACGCCGGGGACATCGACGGCGACTACGACCGCGGGGTGGAAGGCTCGGTCCGCACCTACCAACTCACGCGCGTCATCCTCAGCGACGAGTCCGGCGTCTACGGCAAGGCGACCCGTGCCTCCCTGGAATCCGAGACCTCGGAGCCGTGA
- a CDS encoding dienelactone hydrolase family protein, producing MLIPAAGARLGAHLVVPDEAPAAVAFAHGSGSGRHSPRNRYVASALNRAGLATLLLDLLSDDEAHDRHNVFDIFLLARRLHAASLWLRAETGLPVAYFGASTGAAAALEAAALSGSGIRSVVSRGGRPDLATPAALTRLRAPTLLIVGSRDTQVLSLNRLAADRMHCEHRIAVVPGATHLFEEHGTLTTVAELARDWFTAHLDRPTAGTSPRRSR from the coding sequence GTGCTGATCCCCGCCGCGGGGGCCCGGCTGGGCGCCCACCTGGTCGTGCCGGACGAGGCCCCCGCGGCCGTGGCGTTCGCGCACGGCAGCGGCAGCGGCCGGCACAGCCCGCGCAACCGCTACGTCGCCTCCGCCCTCAACCGCGCCGGTCTGGCCACGCTGCTGCTCGACCTGCTCAGCGACGACGAGGCCCACGACCGGCACAACGTCTTCGACATCTTCCTGCTCGCCCGCCGCCTGCACGCGGCGTCCCTGTGGCTGCGCGCTGAAACCGGCCTGCCCGTCGCCTACTTCGGGGCCAGTACCGGGGCCGCCGCGGCACTGGAGGCCGCCGCACTGTCCGGCTCCGGCATCCGCTCCGTCGTCTCCCGCGGCGGCCGCCCCGACCTGGCCACGCCGGCGGCGCTGACCCGCCTGCGGGCGCCGACCCTGCTCATCGTCGGCAGCCGCGACACCCAGGTGCTCAGCCTCAACCGCCTGGCCGCCGACCGGATGCACTGCGAACACCGGATCGCCGTCGTACCGGGCGCCACCCACCTCTTCGAGGAACACGGCACCCTCACCACCGTCGCCGAACTGGCCCGCGACTGGTTCACCGCCCACCTCGACCGGCCCACCGCCGGGACGTCGCCGCGCCGGTCGCGGTAG
- a CDS encoding phosphoribosyltransferase, whose amino-acid sequence MRYDDRRAAGRLLAETLEEWRGQDVVVLGLPRGGMPVAAEVARHLGAPLDVLVVRKLGVPRQPEWGFGAIGEHGVRVLNQDVISEAGLDVAEQNAVERAERAELERRVREYRQGRAALPVAGRVAVVVDDGLATGATAEAACRVVRGQGAARVVLAVPVGPTHSVARLRRAADEVVCPQPLRALGSVGAWYRNFAQTSDAEVTYLLAEAARSTPRSPPGSPPRGHRRHGRTGTC is encoded by the coding sequence ATGCGGTACGACGATCGCAGGGCGGCCGGGCGGCTGCTGGCCGAGACGCTGGAGGAGTGGCGCGGTCAGGACGTGGTGGTGCTGGGGCTGCCGCGAGGCGGGATGCCCGTGGCGGCCGAAGTGGCCCGGCATCTCGGCGCCCCGCTGGATGTGCTGGTGGTGCGCAAGCTGGGCGTGCCCCGGCAGCCGGAGTGGGGGTTCGGCGCGATCGGCGAGCACGGTGTCCGCGTCCTCAACCAGGACGTGATCAGCGAGGCCGGGCTGGACGTCGCCGAGCAGAACGCCGTGGAGCGAGCGGAGCGGGCCGAGCTGGAGCGGCGTGTGCGCGAGTACCGGCAGGGCCGGGCCGCGCTGCCGGTCGCGGGGCGTGTCGCGGTCGTGGTGGACGACGGGCTCGCCACCGGCGCTACGGCGGAGGCGGCCTGCCGGGTCGTACGAGGCCAGGGCGCGGCCCGGGTCGTCCTCGCCGTGCCCGTCGGTCCCACTCACAGCGTCGCCCGACTGCGGCGGGCCGCCGACGAGGTGGTGTGTCCGCAGCCGCTGCGGGCCCTCGGCTCGGTCGGCGCCTGGTACCGGAACTTCGCGCAGACCTCGGACGCCGAGGTCACGTACCTGCTCGCCGAGGCCGCCCGCTCCACACCCCGCTCCCCGCCGGGCAGTCCCCCGAGGGGGCACCGTCGTCACGGCCGGACCGGGACGTGCTGA
- a CDS encoding peptidase E: MPDVPPHRLALLGGGFSTEDDGLLDDWVLGHARTPRPKVCFLPTASGDAPAYAERFLTAFRTRPSCAPSVLPLFRRTLDDEDLRAHLLAQDVVYVGGGNTANLLAVWRVHGVDRLLREAYDRGTLLCGISAGANCWAEASHTDSFGPLTSLPDGLGLLPGSVCPHYDSEPGRRSSYGAVVGSGALPAGWALDDGTGALFTDGRLTEAVTRASGALVYRVEADDGGGGVVQERALPCRRLSRTPDAGGLLP, from the coding sequence GTGCCCGACGTTCCGCCCCACCGCCTGGCCCTCCTCGGAGGCGGCTTCTCCACCGAGGACGACGGCCTGCTCGACGACTGGGTCCTCGGACACGCGCGCACGCCCCGGCCGAAGGTCTGTTTTCTGCCCACCGCGAGCGGTGATGCCCCGGCGTACGCGGAGAGGTTCCTGACCGCGTTCCGCACGCGCCCCTCCTGCGCTCCCTCCGTCCTGCCACTCTTCCGACGGACACTCGACGACGAGGACCTGCGCGCCCACCTGCTTGCCCAGGACGTCGTCTACGTCGGCGGCGGAAACACCGCGAACCTGCTCGCCGTATGGCGCGTGCACGGAGTGGACCGGCTTCTGCGCGAGGCCTACGACCGCGGCACCCTGCTGTGCGGCATCAGCGCGGGCGCCAACTGCTGGGCCGAGGCCTCCCACACCGACTCCTTCGGCCCGCTGACCTCCCTGCCGGACGGCTTGGGGCTGCTGCCGGGCTCGGTCTGCCCGCACTACGACAGCGAACCGGGACGCCGGTCCTCGTACGGAGCGGTGGTGGGGAGCGGAGCGCTACCCGCCGGGTGGGCGCTGGACGACGGAACCGGGGCCCTCTTCACGGACGGCCGCCTCACGGAGGCGGTCACGCGTGCGTCGGGTGCACTCGTGTACCGGGTGGAGGCGGACGACGGAGGTGGGGGTGTCGTCCAGGAGCGGGCTCTGCCCTGTCGTCGTCTGTCCCGTACGCCGGATGCGGGAGGCTTGCTGCCATGA
- a CDS encoding acyl-CoA dehydrogenase family protein produces MIAAPEPGLTERDIVERAVNLRPVLLERQPETERLTHYPKDTHDDFLRAGFYRMLQPRRYGGYEFGLPTFYRVVTEIARGCPSTGWALSLTAAHVLQAASVFEERAQDEIFGADGDFRAASTVAPIGVARPDGDGHVVLDGTWPYSSGAPYSTHYVGQSLRAPDRDGAPPGPPVLFVAPRSVWTVLDDWHGVLGLRGSGSNSIHMEQARIPAYLTREASLLDLPVEGGSAGSVLHGNPMYAGRAPSFFHGELAAIMIGTAYAAADEYARVVTDRPLILEPGRTRAELHDYQRHLGEALGVIHTAEAALQRTAEEWMETCHRNATGGPPFTTAEDNRLALMFLNAGRMTWDVLQGSLFRTAGSRHARDGERMQRYFRDAATYWTHVGAGMAEPLARRVGCDRLGQPSDHIPLIP; encoded by the coding sequence GTGATCGCCGCTCCCGAGCCCGGACTGACCGAACGTGACATCGTCGAACGGGCCGTGAACCTGCGGCCCGTGCTGCTGGAGCGTCAGCCGGAGACCGAACGGCTGACGCACTACCCCAAGGACACCCACGACGACTTTCTGCGGGCCGGTTTCTACCGGATGCTTCAGCCGCGCCGCTACGGCGGCTACGAGTTCGGTCTGCCCACCTTCTACCGCGTGGTCACCGAGATCGCTCGCGGCTGTCCCTCCACCGGCTGGGCCCTGTCGCTCACGGCCGCCCACGTCCTCCAGGCCGCCTCGGTCTTCGAGGAGAGGGCGCAGGACGAGATCTTCGGCGCGGACGGCGACTTCCGTGCCGCCTCCACCGTCGCGCCCATCGGCGTCGCCCGGCCCGACGGCGACGGCCATGTCGTCCTGGACGGCACCTGGCCGTACTCCTCGGGCGCCCCCTACTCCACCCACTACGTCGGCCAGAGCCTGCGCGCCCCCGACCGCGACGGCGCCCCGCCCGGACCTCCGGTGCTGTTCGTCGCACCGCGCTCGGTGTGGACGGTGCTCGACGACTGGCACGGCGTCCTGGGGCTGCGCGGCAGCGGCTCCAACAGCATCCACATGGAACAGGCCCGCATCCCCGCGTATCTCACCCGCGAGGCGAGCCTGCTCGACCTGCCCGTCGAGGGCGGCAGCGCCGGGTCCGTCCTGCACGGCAACCCCATGTACGCCGGGCGGGCGCCGAGCTTCTTCCATGGCGAACTGGCCGCCATCATGATCGGCACCGCGTACGCCGCCGCAGACGAGTACGCCCGGGTCGTCACCGACCGCCCCCTCATTCTCGAACCCGGCCGCACCCGGGCCGAACTCCACGACTACCAGCGGCACCTCGGCGAAGCCCTCGGAGTCATCCACACGGCCGAGGCGGCGCTGCAACGCACCGCCGAGGAATGGATGGAGACCTGTCACCGCAACGCCACCGGCGGCCCGCCCTTCACCACCGCCGAGGACAACCGCCTCGCGCTCATGTTCCTGAACGCGGGCCGCATGACCTGGGACGTCCTCCAGGGCAGCCTCTTCCGCACCGCAGGTTCCCGGCACGCGCGCGACGGCGAGCGGATGCAGCGCTACTTCCGGGACGCGGCCACGTACTGGACCCACGTGGGCGCCGGCATGGCCGAGCCCCTCGCCCGCCGCGTCGGCTGCGACCGCCTGGGACAGCCGTCCGACCACATTCCGTTGATCCCCTGA
- a CDS encoding SseB family protein translates to METPANDNTATPARRALDALAGNSEDRTAMDTLASSDVLVPVPDDANEQDAIDPGAVALPVIERSDGEPVVPVFTSEPAMAELLPFVSRYRVVPLGALASQWPSEDLALTIDAGSSHPLTLTSEGVRTLLARP, encoded by the coding sequence ATGGAGACACCAGCGAACGACAACACCGCCACACCGGCCCGGCGTGCGCTGGACGCGCTGGCCGGGAACAGCGAGGACAGGACGGCGATGGACACGCTCGCGAGCAGCGACGTCCTCGTCCCCGTCCCCGACGACGCCAATGAGCAGGACGCCATCGACCCCGGCGCAGTGGCGCTGCCGGTCATCGAGCGGTCGGACGGCGAGCCGGTCGTCCCCGTCTTCACCTCCGAGCCGGCGATGGCCGAGCTGCTGCCCTTCGTCTCCCGTTACCGCGTGGTACCGCTGGGCGCACTCGCCTCGCAATGGCCGTCCGAGGACCTGGCCCTGACCATAGACGCCGGCTCCTCACACCCGCTGACCCTGACGTCGGAGGGCGTGCGGACCCTGCTGGCGCGGCCCTAG
- the pqqB gene encoding pyrroloquinoline quinone biosynthesis protein PqqB, with translation MRFVLLGTAAGGGFPRWNCACARCAAARDGKLPARGPECAAVTGNSRDWWLLNTSPDIRAQLTAASALWPSPRHTPVRGVLLTDAEANHVAGLAVLRDVPGLKTYAAPPVLTALAPARTALDRHDPWEWADSLTEGGFVLAGGLVVTAHPVVDEPPAYVPAARSSDVRWVTAYRIEDLATGGVLVYAPRLRTWSVLLDDLIETADCVVMDGTHFAPDETPRAGRRLSVSGPAGSLAALTRHPHARRIYTHLTDTNPLLDPASAARAQVSEAGVEVLPDGTEFVI, from the coding sequence TTGAGGTTCGTCCTGCTCGGTACCGCCGCCGGAGGCGGGTTTCCACGCTGGAACTGCGCCTGCGCGCGATGCGCCGCCGCCCGCGACGGCAAGCTGCCCGCGCGCGGCCCGGAATGCGCGGCCGTCACCGGAAACTCCCGCGACTGGTGGCTGCTGAACACCTCGCCCGACATCCGCGCCCAGCTCACCGCGGCCTCCGCCCTGTGGCCCAGCCCGCGGCACACTCCCGTACGGGGAGTGCTGCTGACCGACGCCGAGGCGAATCACGTGGCGGGCCTGGCCGTGCTGCGTGACGTGCCCGGGCTGAAGACATACGCCGCCCCGCCCGTCCTCACCGCCCTGGCCCCGGCGCGGACGGCCCTCGACCGTCACGACCCGTGGGAGTGGGCGGACAGCCTGACGGAGGGCGGGTTCGTGCTGGCCGGCGGTCTGGTCGTCACGGCCCACCCCGTCGTGGATGAACCGCCGGCCTACGTACCGGCCGCCCGGTCGTCCGACGTCCGCTGGGTGACGGCGTACCGCATCGAGGACCTGGCGACCGGCGGCGTCCTCGTGTACGCGCCCCGCCTGCGCACCTGGAGCGTGCTGCTGGACGACCTGATCGAGACGGCGGACTGCGTCGTCATGGACGGCACGCACTTCGCGCCGGACGAGACACCGCGGGCCGGGCGCCGACTGTCCGTCTCGGGGCCGGCCGGCAGCCTCGCCGCCCTGACCCGGCACCCGCACGCCCGTCGGATCTACACCCACCTGACCGACACGAATCCCCTGCTCGACCCCGCCTCGGCGGCTCGTGCACAGGTGTCCGAGGCGGGCGTGGAAGTGCTTCCGGACGGCACCGAGTTCGTGATCTGA
- a CDS encoding MarR family winged helix-turn-helix transcriptional regulator, translated as MAVKTADAGLEERWRDILSVHARTMCEIDRVLHPHGLGASDFEVLDILAAAAPKEGEQCRVQNLVGRVHLSQSALSRLIGRLEKDGLVERSVCAEDRRGVYVTLTRKGRDLHAEVLPLQRDVLARMLSG; from the coding sequence ATGGCAGTGAAGACGGCCGACGCCGGGCTCGAGGAACGGTGGCGGGACATCCTCTCGGTGCACGCGCGCACGATGTGCGAGATCGACCGCGTGCTGCACCCGCACGGCCTGGGCGCGAGCGACTTCGAGGTGCTCGACATCCTCGCGGCGGCGGCCCCCAAGGAGGGCGAGCAGTGCCGGGTGCAGAACCTGGTCGGCCGGGTTCACCTCAGCCAGAGCGCACTGTCCCGGCTCATAGGGCGGCTGGAGAAGGACGGCCTCGTGGAGCGATCCGTCTGCGCGGAGGACCGGCGCGGCGTGTACGTCACCCTCACCCGCAAAGGGCGTGACCTGCACGCCGAGGTACTGCCGCTGCAGCGGGACGTGCTGGCGCGGATGCTGAGCGGCTGA
- a CDS encoding VOC family protein, which produces MTAGVNTIIYPVKDLDQAKSLFRALLGTEPYADEPYYVGFKDAGQDVGLDPNGHAKGMTGPVPYWHVDDIRTSIAALREAGAEMLQDVHDVGGGRLIASVKDADGNLVGLLQDAPG; this is translated from the coding sequence ATGACCGCCGGAGTCAACACGATCATCTACCCCGTCAAGGACCTGGACCAGGCGAAGAGCCTGTTCAGGGCCCTGCTGGGCACGGAACCGTATGCGGACGAGCCGTACTACGTCGGCTTCAAGGACGCCGGACAGGACGTCGGTCTCGACCCCAACGGACACGCGAAGGGCATGACCGGTCCGGTCCCCTACTGGCACGTCGACGACATCAGGACGAGCATCGCCGCCCTGCGGGAGGCGGGTGCCGAGATGCTGCAGGACGTCCACGACGTCGGTGGCGGCAGGCTGATCGCCTCCGTGAAGGACGCGGACGGCAATCTCGTCGGGCTGCTTCAGGACGCGCCCGGCTGA
- a CDS encoding LacI family DNA-binding transcriptional regulator — MTMSNTGGRRRPPTIHDVAREAGVSRGTVSRVLNGGHYVSPTAQEAVNAAIRRTGYVVNRHARSLITGRSDSIGFLLTEPQERFFEDPNFNVLLSGCTQALAAHDIPLLLMLAGTKDERRRITRYITAGHVDGVLLVSSHSGDRVADELREAGVPLVQCGKPMGPGSKVSYVAADDRDGARDMVRHLLSVGRRRIGVVSGPLDTPGGVDRLAGYKEVLTEAGIEIDERLVVSGDYSRASGEAGTERLLAQALDMDALFVASDLMAQGALAALHRAGRRVPEDVAVGGFDDSAAATEATPALTTIRQPYDRVSAEMVRLLLAQIGGEDPAAVILPTELVKREST, encoded by the coding sequence ATGACCATGAGCAACACGGGGGGCCGACGCAGGCCGCCGACGATCCACGACGTGGCGCGCGAGGCCGGAGTCTCACGGGGCACGGTCTCGCGCGTGCTCAACGGCGGGCACTACGTCAGCCCGACCGCGCAGGAGGCGGTCAACGCGGCGATCCGCAGGACGGGTTACGTCGTCAACCGGCATGCCCGCTCACTGATCACGGGGCGTTCGGACTCGATCGGCTTCCTGCTGACCGAGCCGCAGGAGAGGTTCTTCGAGGACCCCAACTTCAACGTCCTGCTGAGCGGTTGCACGCAGGCGCTGGCCGCGCACGACATCCCGTTGCTGCTGATGCTGGCCGGCACGAAGGACGAACGGCGGCGCATCACGCGGTACATCACAGCGGGGCACGTGGACGGGGTGCTGCTGGTGTCCAGCCACTCCGGTGACCGGGTCGCCGACGAACTGCGCGAGGCGGGTGTGCCGCTCGTCCAGTGCGGCAAGCCCATGGGGCCCGGCTCCAAGGTGAGTTACGTGGCGGCGGACGACCGGGACGGCGCCCGTGACATGGTGCGCCACCTGCTGTCCGTGGGCCGTCGCCGGATCGGGGTGGTGAGCGGTCCGCTGGACACGCCGGGCGGTGTCGACCGGCTCGCCGGCTACAAGGAGGTGCTCACTGAGGCGGGCATCGAGATCGACGAGCGGCTCGTCGTCTCCGGCGACTACAGCCGCGCCAGCGGCGAGGCGGGCACCGAGCGGCTGCTGGCGCAGGCCCTCGACATGGACGCCTTGTTCGTGGCGTCCGACCTGATGGCACAGGGCGCCCTGGCCGCGCTGCACCGGGCCGGCCGCCGGGTGCCGGAGGACGTGGCCGTGGGCGGCTTCGACGACTCCGCCGCGGCGACGGAGGCCACCCCCGCCCTCACGACGATCCGCCAGCCCTACGACCGTGTCAGCGCCGAGATGGTACGGCTGCTGCTCGCGCAGATCGGCGGCGAGGACCCGGCGGCGGTGATCCTGCCTACGGAGCTGGTGAAGCGGGAGTCGACGTAG
- a CDS encoding carbohydrate ABC transporter permease: MSSLAVSKTGPAAGTAPGTVRNRPPLRRRIALIPTVTLLLGAVYCLLPVAWVVIAATKSGSELFSTFTFLPGTGFADNFAELSAYRDGVYWQWMGNSALYAGLGALLSTVVSAFSGYALAIYRFPGRETIFNVLLAGVLMPPVILAIPQYLLLAKADLTDSYLSVLLPQILSPYGVYLSRIYAAAAVPADVVEAGRMDGASEWRIFTRVALPMMVPGMVTVFLFQFVAIWNNFLLPYIMLSDDEKFPITLGLYTLLEQGANTPALYTLVITGAFLAVFPLVALFLVIQRFWSLDLLSGAVKS; the protein is encoded by the coding sequence ATGAGTTCTCTTGCTGTGAGCAAGACCGGCCCGGCCGCCGGCACCGCCCCCGGCACCGTCCGGAATCGCCCGCCGCTGCGCCGCCGGATCGCACTGATCCCGACGGTCACGCTGCTGCTCGGCGCGGTGTACTGCCTGCTGCCGGTCGCCTGGGTGGTGATCGCGGCGACGAAGTCCGGCAGCGAGCTGTTCTCCACGTTCACGTTCCTGCCGGGCACGGGCTTCGCCGACAACTTCGCGGAACTGAGCGCCTACCGCGACGGCGTCTACTGGCAGTGGATGGGCAACTCCGCCCTGTACGCCGGTCTCGGCGCCCTGCTGTCGACGGTCGTCTCGGCGTTCAGTGGCTACGCGCTGGCCATCTACCGCTTCCCGGGCCGCGAGACGATCTTCAACGTGCTGCTGGCGGGCGTACTGATGCCGCCGGTCATCCTCGCCATCCCGCAGTACCTGCTGCTGGCGAAGGCCGACCTCACGGACTCGTACCTGTCCGTGCTGCTTCCGCAGATCCTCTCGCCGTACGGCGTCTACCTCTCGCGGATCTACGCGGCCGCCGCCGTCCCCGCGGACGTCGTCGAGGCCGGGCGGATGGACGGGGCGAGCGAGTGGCGGATCTTCACGCGGGTCGCGCTGCCGATGATGGTGCCGGGCATGGTGACGGTGTTCCTCTTCCAGTTCGTGGCGATCTGGAACAACTTCCTGCTCCCGTACATCATGCTCAGCGACGACGAGAAGTTCCCGATCACTCTCGGTCTCTACACGCTCCTCGAACAGGGCGCCAACACCCCGGCGCTGTACACGTTGGTGATCACCGGCGCATTCCTGGCGGTGTTCCCGCTGGTCGCGCTCTTCCTGGTCATCCAGCGGTTCTGGAGCCTGGATCTGCTCTCAGGAGCCGTAAAGTCATGA